A region of Pseudomonas marginalis DNA encodes the following proteins:
- a CDS encoding S24 family peptidase, producing the protein MDIYEKRLTILKALIGENQLKDFAGAHTDVDASYLSQILNGHRTLGDRAAMNLAKKLAVPAELLTTGNYSAADQNRITAKWLALDLKPPTLPHPAFFNAAINETAQRAAEEREWSAKNRQAAPVPVVGKAMLGSDGYFDALDYPAGHGDGYIDIVSSDPDAYGLKMVGSSMHPRIKSGEFVLIEPNHRYQTGDEVLVKTMDGRSMVKEFIYLRDGQYRFDSISDGYPPIFLDEHLVEKVHYVAAILKSSKYIDI; encoded by the coding sequence ATGGATATTTACGAAAAACGCTTAACCATCCTCAAGGCCCTCATTGGTGAAAACCAGCTGAAGGATTTTGCAGGAGCTCATACCGATGTTGACGCCTCCTATCTTTCGCAGATCCTTAACGGTCATCGGACGCTAGGGGATCGCGCTGCGATGAATCTTGCTAAAAAATTAGCTGTTCCGGCAGAACTCCTCACGACAGGCAATTACTCTGCAGCAGACCAGAACCGCATAACGGCAAAATGGCTAGCACTTGATCTCAAACCGCCAACACTTCCCCATCCCGCGTTTTTCAACGCGGCGATCAACGAAACCGCCCAACGTGCTGCCGAGGAAAGGGAGTGGTCCGCTAAGAACCGCCAGGCAGCACCGGTGCCCGTAGTAGGTAAAGCTATGCTGGGATCTGATGGTTACTTTGACGCCCTTGACTACCCAGCCGGACATGGTGATGGCTACATAGATATAGTCAGCTCCGACCCCGACGCCTATGGCCTCAAAATGGTGGGTAGCAGCATGCACCCACGCATCAAAAGCGGGGAGTTTGTTCTTATTGAACCAAATCATCGCTATCAGACCGGCGACGAGGTGCTCGTAAAAACAATGGATGGCAGGTCTATGGTCAAGGAGTTCATTTACCTCCGAGACGGACAATATAGATTCGACAGCATTAGCGACGGCTATCCTCCGATCTTTTTGGATGAGCATCTCGTCGAAAAAGTCCACTACGTAGCCGCAATCTTGAAGTCGTCAAAATACATCGACATTTAA
- a CDS encoding TraR/DksA C4-type zinc finger protein, which yields MSDNADIADNVIALNLALALAARPTANPGQCALECVDCGEDILEARRLALLDRGCTRCTDCQELADLRGVRA from the coding sequence ATGTCTGACAACGCAGATATTGCCGATAATGTTATCGCCCTTAATCTTGCACTGGCCCTGGCAGCGAGACCTACTGCCAACCCAGGCCAATGTGCTCTTGAGTGTGTTGACTGCGGGGAGGATATTCTTGAGGCTCGGCGGCTGGCGCTGCTTGATCGCGGCTGTACACGCTGCACTGACTGCCAGGAGTTGGCTGACCTGCGCGGGGTACGGGCATGA
- a CDS encoding phage regulatory CII family protein: protein MNRKQFNSIERARRSLLTLPQALLHAARDYPGGATAIAAIDGGNATTLNHKLSLTNTSHTPNIGDLELVLDATRDPRIVDALLHPIGWVGIDVSELSDTDTAQTLLAGIGELLSREGELATHVSTSLSDDRLDDDELAEFELLAERMVQAVFKLRAVLRKKHAEDLAYV, encoded by the coding sequence ATGAACCGTAAACAGTTCAATTCCATTGAGCGCGCACGGCGTTCGCTGTTGACTCTACCGCAAGCTTTGCTCCACGCCGCACGCGATTATCCTGGCGGTGCCACAGCCATTGCCGCCATCGACGGCGGCAACGCCACCACGCTCAATCATAAGCTGAGCCTGACCAACACCAGTCACACGCCAAACATTGGCGATCTTGAATTGGTGCTGGATGCCACGCGCGATCCGCGCATTGTAGATGCGTTACTGCATCCCATCGGTTGGGTGGGGATCGACGTTTCCGAGTTGAGCGACACCGACACGGCGCAGACGCTATTGGCCGGCATTGGCGAGTTGCTTTCTCGTGAGGGGGAGTTAGCCACGCATGTATCTACCTCATTGTCCGATGACAGATTGGACGATGACGAGCTGGCTGAGTTTGAACTGCTGGCTGAGCGCATGGTGCAGGCGGTGTTCAAGTTGCGCGCGGTGCTCCGCAAGAAGCATGCGGAGGATCTAGCCTATGTCTGA
- a CDS encoding Bro-N domain-containing protein has translation MTLPIQYVFESHEVRALMVNGEPWFVATDVLSALQLDRKALERLDVDEKGVNSIHTPGGNQEMTVINEPGLYSLVLGSRKAEAKRFKRWVTHDVLPSLRKHGAYVMPTAKPANDPTDAPMAAHVEADQIVSAGRVFRALFTTARSLGMARRLAATRANQAAERATGVDLAGELGASDWLEGTDLPAPHRKHYELQQNLRAHLVANNWPQGITNQQVIEAMNLSFDKGTQMAVGHCLQLLGYKRTRMGSTLHNAPRAYVYVLKKLDLAQETAA, from the coding sequence ATGACGTTGCCTATCCAATACGTCTTCGAGAGCCACGAAGTCCGCGCACTGATGGTCAACGGCGAACCTTGGTTCGTTGCAACTGACGTGCTCAGTGCTCTCCAGCTTGACCGTAAAGCACTCGAACGACTCGACGTCGATGAAAAGGGAGTGAATTCAATTCACACCCCTGGTGGCAACCAAGAAATGACGGTCATCAACGAACCGGGCCTGTACAGCTTGGTGCTTGGCAGCCGAAAAGCAGAAGCAAAACGCTTCAAACGCTGGGTAACCCATGACGTACTGCCCTCCCTACGTAAACATGGGGCCTATGTAATGCCCACCGCCAAGCCGGCCAACGACCCAACAGACGCGCCAATGGCGGCCCATGTCGAGGCCGACCAGATCGTCAGTGCTGGACGTGTGTTTCGCGCCCTATTCACCACCGCGCGCAGCCTGGGCATGGCCCGCCGCCTAGCCGCCACTCGTGCCAATCAGGCAGCCGAAAGAGCCACTGGGGTAGACCTGGCCGGCGAGCTGGGCGCATCCGACTGGCTGGAGGGCACAGACCTGCCAGCACCACATCGCAAACACTACGAGCTGCAGCAAAACCTTCGCGCACACCTTGTTGCCAACAACTGGCCGCAAGGCATCACCAATCAGCAGGTGATAGAGGCCATGAACCTATCCTTTGACAAGGGTACTCAAATGGCCGTGGGCCACTGCCTACAACTGCTCGGTTACAAGCGCACCCGTATGGGCAGCACATTGCACAACGCCCCACGCGCTTATGTCTACGTACTCAAAAAACTGGACTTGGCGCAGGAGACAGCAGCATGA
- a CDS encoding VapE domain-containing protein, whose protein sequence is MLDDVLAQLQDYGLKPETPLVIGKRTRCECDGDKAPEKTGWYVIYDHLTGGKTLYCGAFGDWRQGEKGSWQKIKVKGGRLSAEDRAVMRARAEEGQRKAAEAGARKHRTAARRAAGMWKHLEVKGHCAYLDAKRVAGFGLRYKLKSGCALVPMRSVKTWEVIGLQVLFPEVQPKLGRNKTYWPAGLEKEGAVHLIGPEPEPGDVILVCEGYATGASLHMATALTVAVCFDAGNLLPVAQGLRVRYPGRPLLFCADDDWKTQVQGKPFNTGKVKAENAAVVVGGQVVLPIFDNDREAGWTDFNDLHCAEGLDAVRRQVLALVRPATDAGWHEKLLRSAKGGILAHPYNVGLILGNDSRWSGVIAWDSFASKIIKARTPPFGGSAGDWEDIDDIKVMMWLAEVYGLSVKSPNVFEAVNSVAHDNAFHPVREYLDGLVWDGAPRLERWLQDRLGVADSEYTRKVGKRWLLSAVARVFRPGCKVDVMLILEGLQGEGKSTAAAVLAGKWFMDTAFDMSSKDAYQAIRGKWIIEMAELDALNKSDTTKAKQFVSSATDHYRESYGRRHLSVPRQSVFIGTTNQDEYLKDDTGNRRYWPVTCTKVDLDGLRAERDQLWAEAVACFRAGDIWWAEREENELFAAEQDKRFQADMWEEPVVHYLAAKHIGETVTGAHLLQQALNIDPSHWGRPEQMRIGKIMHRLKWPRRRQTSGHGGVRGYEYVKPVNWKRGTVEPRQETAF, encoded by the coding sequence TTGCTCGATGATGTGTTGGCCCAGTTGCAGGACTACGGGCTTAAACCAGAAACCCCGCTGGTGATTGGTAAGCGAACGCGTTGCGAGTGCGACGGCGACAAGGCTCCGGAAAAAACTGGTTGGTATGTGATCTATGACCATCTGACTGGCGGCAAGACACTGTATTGCGGTGCGTTTGGTGACTGGCGCCAAGGTGAAAAGGGAAGTTGGCAGAAGATCAAGGTCAAGGGTGGCCGGTTGAGCGCTGAGGATCGTGCGGTGATGCGGGCGCGGGCCGAGGAGGGCCAGCGTAAAGCGGCTGAGGCCGGGGCGCGCAAGCATCGAACTGCCGCGCGCCGTGCTGCGGGCATGTGGAAGCATTTGGAGGTAAAGGGCCATTGCGCATATCTGGATGCGAAGCGTGTGGCCGGGTTTGGCCTGCGTTATAAGCTCAAATCGGGCTGTGCCCTTGTACCAATGCGCAGTGTGAAAACCTGGGAGGTGATCGGCCTGCAGGTGTTGTTCCCTGAAGTGCAGCCCAAGCTGGGGCGTAATAAGACCTATTGGCCGGCGGGCTTGGAGAAAGAGGGGGCAGTGCATTTGATCGGCCCTGAACCTGAACCTGGCGATGTGATTCTTGTGTGCGAGGGGTACGCGACCGGCGCGAGCCTGCATATGGCCACCGCACTGACGGTAGCGGTGTGCTTTGATGCTGGCAATCTGTTGCCGGTGGCGCAGGGGTTACGGGTGCGTTATCCCGGTCGCCCGCTGTTATTCTGTGCCGATGATGATTGGAAAACCCAGGTGCAGGGTAAGCCGTTCAACACGGGTAAGGTGAAGGCGGAAAATGCGGCGGTGGTCGTTGGTGGCCAGGTGGTATTGCCGATTTTCGATAATGACCGTGAAGCTGGTTGGACGGATTTTAATGACCTGCATTGTGCTGAGGGTTTAGATGCGGTGCGCCGCCAGGTGTTGGCGCTGGTGAGGCCGGCGACTGATGCCGGATGGCATGAAAAGCTGCTGCGGTCTGCTAAGGGCGGGATTCTGGCGCACCCTTATAACGTCGGATTGATTCTGGGTAATGACTCGCGCTGGAGCGGGGTGATTGCGTGGGATTCGTTCGCGTCGAAAATCATTAAGGCGCGCACTCCGCCGTTTGGTGGCAGTGCAGGTGACTGGGAGGATATCGACGATATCAAGGTAATGATGTGGCTTGCCGAGGTTTACGGGTTGTCTGTGAAGTCGCCGAATGTGTTTGAGGCGGTGAACTCGGTTGCGCATGACAATGCTTTTCATCCGGTGCGCGAGTATCTGGATGGATTGGTGTGGGATGGCGCACCGCGACTGGAGCGATGGCTACAGGATCGGCTAGGTGTTGCGGACAGTGAGTACACGCGCAAGGTTGGGAAGCGTTGGTTGCTGTCTGCCGTGGCACGGGTGTTCCGGCCTGGCTGTAAGGTGGATGTGATGCTCATTCTGGAGGGGTTGCAGGGTGAGGGTAAGTCGACGGCAGCAGCTGTGCTTGCCGGGAAGTGGTTTATGGATACGGCATTCGATATGAGCAGTAAGGATGCGTATCAGGCGATCCGGGGTAAGTGGATTATTGAGATGGCGGAGCTGGATGCGCTGAATAAGTCCGATACAACGAAGGCCAAGCAATTCGTTTCATCGGCTACGGACCATTACCGAGAGAGCTACGGGCGGCGGCATTTGAGTGTGCCGCGCCAGAGTGTATTTATCGGCACTACTAACCAGGATGAGTACTTAAAGGATGACACGGGTAACCGCCGTTATTGGCCGGTGACCTGTACGAAGGTGGATCTGGATGGCCTGCGGGCCGAGCGTGATCAACTTTGGGCCGAGGCGGTAGCCTGTTTTCGCGCGGGTGATATTTGGTGGGCTGAGCGTGAAGAAAACGAGCTGTTTGCGGCTGAGCAGGATAAGCGCTTCCAGGCAGATATGTGGGAAGAACCAGTGGTTCACTACTTGGCAGCCAAGCATATCGGCGAAACAGTGACGGGCGCGCACCTGTTGCAGCAGGCGCTGAATATCGACCCGAGCCACTGGGGCAGACCTGAGCAGATGCGGATCGGTAAGATTATGCATCGGTTGAAATGGCCGCGTCGACGCCAGACTAGCGGCCACGGTGGCGTGCGTGGTTATGAGTATGTGAAACCGGTCAATTGGAAGCGCGGGACGGTTGAGCCCAGGCAGGAGACTGCATTTTGA
- a CDS encoding transcriptional regulator: protein MTLLDYLKGLDAAQLEAFAACCGTSAGQLKQIAYGNRRSNAGLAIAIDRQTTGRVTCESLRPDIDWEYLRMQGHTSVVADASAQAA from the coding sequence ATGACTCTACTCGACTACTTAAAGGGTTTGGATGCGGCGCAGCTCGAAGCATTTGCCGCTTGCTGTGGCACATCGGCAGGACAGCTTAAGCAAATTGCCTATGGTAATCGTCGATCCAATGCGGGTCTCGCAATTGCTATTGATAGGCAGACCACTGGCCGAGTGACTTGTGAATCGTTACGTCCCGATATCGATTGGGAGTATTTGCGAATGCAGGGACATACGTCTGTTGTTGCGGATGCCTCAGCTCAAGCGGCTTAG